Proteins encoded within one genomic window of Mycolicibacterium monacense:
- a CDS encoding isopenicillin N synthase family dioxygenase — translation MNGATSFTSVPTVDISGLQSDDRAEHERVAADLGAAARDVGFFYISGSGIDESLFDRMLAATKEFFALPLEEKMRTYIGLSRCHRGYVPVGEEGVEQDTPDFKEAFDTALDLPGDDPDYLAGNPMLGPNAWPDLPGFAESVTAYYTAVLEVGQRLLWAFAIALGEDPDVFTRHATKTPSQLRLVHYPHNPDAEDRMGIGAHTDYECFTLLKPTAPGLEVLNGAGEWIDVPPVPGTFVVNIGDMLELWTNGAFVATSHRVRKVKEERYSFPLFFNVDYHTEVKPLPQFAPRDDRPRPALRAGEHLFAQTAQSFAYLRRRLDSGELVLPEGSLAPGQFGQQALQGTTS, via the coding sequence GTGAACGGGGCAACGTCATTCACCTCCGTGCCGACCGTCGATATCAGTGGGCTGCAGTCGGACGACCGTGCCGAGCACGAACGCGTCGCGGCCGACCTCGGCGCCGCGGCCCGTGACGTCGGCTTCTTCTACATCAGCGGATCGGGTATCGACGAATCGTTGTTCGACCGGATGCTGGCCGCGACGAAGGAGTTCTTCGCGCTGCCGCTCGAGGAGAAGATGCGCACCTACATCGGTCTGTCCCGCTGCCACCGCGGGTACGTGCCGGTCGGCGAGGAGGGCGTCGAGCAGGACACGCCGGACTTCAAGGAGGCGTTCGACACCGCGCTGGACCTGCCGGGCGACGACCCCGACTATCTGGCGGGCAACCCCATGCTCGGTCCGAACGCCTGGCCCGATCTGCCCGGCTTCGCCGAATCGGTGACCGCCTACTACACCGCGGTGCTCGAAGTGGGGCAGCGGCTGCTGTGGGCGTTCGCGATCGCGCTGGGGGAGGACCCCGACGTCTTCACCAGGCACGCGACGAAGACGCCGAGCCAACTGCGGCTGGTGCACTACCCCCACAACCCGGATGCCGAGGACCGCATGGGCATCGGCGCGCACACCGACTACGAATGCTTCACGCTGCTCAAACCCACCGCACCGGGGCTCGAGGTGCTCAACGGCGCCGGCGAGTGGATCGACGTGCCCCCGGTGCCGGGCACATTCGTCGTCAACATCGGCGACATGCTCGAACTGTGGACCAACGGCGCGTTCGTCGCCACCAGCCACCGGGTGCGCAAGGTCAAGGAGGAGCGGTACTCGTTTCCGTTGTTCTTCAACGTCGACTACCACACCGAGGTCAAACCGCTGCCGCAGTTCGCCCCCCGCGACGACCGGCCGCGTCCGGCGCTGCGGGCCGGTGAGCACCTGTTCGCCCAGACCGCGCAGTCCTTCGCCTATCTGCGCCGCCGGCTCGACAGCGGGGAACTGGTCCTGCCCGAGGGGTCGCTGGCGCCCGGCCAGTTCGGCCAGCAGGCGCTGCAGGGCACGACTAGTTGA
- a CDS encoding N-acyl homoserine lactonase family protein, with the protein MATLVGPSGVRRIILLTLGWEELPKSVSVHGAPAEERMREPVPGVLLQTDGGWVLLDTGFNTALVRDPYLYRRFFPTVEYRPVLPGPGEPIEQRLAEVGVDIDQIHTVAVSHLHHDHAGGLKLFAGKVPVHAQRRELEYGLSNHPEPEHNAIVRVDFDDPRIDWRLADGEAEIAPGVTAVPTYGHTPGHQSFVVQLDHSVGGDGFVFAFDAADLTENIEHELAIGGFIDVEPEETVEPIRRLKKLAADKGFPLIPGHDPHVWPELTQHFHERFGAVSP; encoded by the coding sequence ATGGCGACCCTGGTCGGACCGAGCGGTGTCCGCCGCATCATCCTGCTGACCCTGGGCTGGGAGGAACTGCCCAAATCGGTGTCGGTGCACGGGGCGCCTGCGGAGGAGCGGATGCGGGAGCCGGTGCCGGGTGTGCTGTTGCAGACCGACGGCGGCTGGGTGCTGTTGGACACCGGGTTCAACACCGCGCTGGTGCGTGACCCGTACCTGTACCGCCGGTTCTTCCCGACTGTCGAATACCGGCCGGTGCTGCCGGGACCCGGTGAGCCGATCGAACAGCGGCTGGCGGAGGTGGGCGTCGACATCGACCAGATCCACACCGTCGCGGTGAGCCACCTGCACCACGACCATGCCGGTGGGCTCAAGTTGTTCGCAGGCAAGGTCCCGGTGCACGCGCAGCGCCGTGAGCTCGAGTACGGCCTGTCGAATCACCCTGAGCCGGAACACAATGCGATCGTGCGGGTCGACTTCGACGATCCGCGGATCGACTGGCGGCTGGCCGACGGGGAAGCCGAGATCGCGCCCGGGGTCACCGCGGTGCCGACCTACGGTCACACGCCCGGCCACCAGAGTTTCGTGGTGCAGCTGGACCACAGTGTCGGCGGCGACGGCTTCGTGTTCGCGTTCGACGCCGCCGACCTCACCGAGAACATCGAGCACGAGTTGGCGATCGGTGGCTTCATCGACGTCGAACCGGAGGAGACGGTCGAACCGATCCGCCGGCTCAAGAAGTTGGCCGCCGACAAGGGCTTTCCGCTCATCCCCGGCCACGACCCGCACGTGTGGCCGGAGCTGACCCAGCACTTCCACGAACGGTTCGGCGCGGTGAGCCCGTGA